The Vescimonas coprocola genome includes a window with the following:
- the yfcE gene encoding phosphodiesterase, which yields MKLMIASDLHGSAAYTRRLLKLYRDTGCQRLVLLGDLLYHGPRNPLPEGYEPPAVAKMLNDMADELLCVRGNCDAEVDQMVLHFPILSDSALLVLDGLTIHATHGHIHGPDTPPPLRQGDILLCGHFHVPVRRDCGRYTYLNPGSAALPKENSPHSCMVLEGGQFTWLDVVTGQPFQPRG from the coding sequence ATGAAACTGATGATCGCCTCCGACCTCCACGGCTCCGCCGCCTACACCCGGCGGCTGCTAAAGCTCTATCGGGATACCGGCTGCCAGCGGCTGGTGCTGCTGGGAGACCTGCTGTACCACGGCCCACGAAACCCGCTGCCGGAGGGCTATGAACCGCCCGCCGTGGCCAAGATGCTCAACGACATGGCGGACGAGCTGCTGTGCGTGCGGGGCAACTGCGACGCCGAGGTGGACCAGATGGTTCTCCACTTCCCCATTCTCTCCGACTCCGCCCTGCTGGTGCTGGACGGCCTCACCATCCACGCCACCCATGGCCACATCCACGGGCCGGACACGCCACCGCCCCTGCGGCAGGGAGATATCCTGTTGTGCGGACACTTCCATGTGCCGGTGCGCCGGGACTGCGGCCGTTACACCTATCTGAATCCCGGCTCCGCAGCCCTGCCCAAGGAGAACAGCCCCCACAGCTGTATGGTGCTGGAGGGCGGACAGTTCACATGGCTGGACGTGGTGACGGGTCAGCCCTTCCAGCCCCGTGGATGA